One stretch of Astatotilapia calliptera chromosome 3, fAstCal1.2, whole genome shotgun sequence DNA includes these proteins:
- the LOC113016170 gene encoding matrix remodeling-associated protein 8-like, producing MMKKLLLFLLLVSQHALAVVVEVNEGAMSVLLPCQFSGFIPEDSKVLWTRFDLHPKSVHVRGEGGDDLRGQNQRYSGRTSMRPDALDTGDFSLTLRKPTKTDAGKYTCSISDGGEELRLRDIQLQVKDQQVEVKVKEGSESVILPCKTNPDLPEDTSVEWTHSDQEQKVVYVYSNRSDHLKNQDDRYCGRTKMNKDLLRTGDLSLTLKYPTERDSGGYICTIYRDKDILRQKVVLHHVRERFPSWATALLVLQFIFILLVVSGGLLFHFRQYFMSGECLLLHYP from the exons ATGATGAAGAAGTTGTTGCTGTTCCTGCTCCTCG tttcccagcatgccctgGCTGTAGTGGTGGAGGTTAATGAGGGGGCAATGTCTGTCCTGCTGCCCTGTCAGTTTTCGGGTTTTATACCAGAGGACTCCAAAGTGCTGTGGACTCGCTTTGATCTTCATCCCAAATCTGTCCATGTgcgaggagaaggaggagatgatCTCAGAGGACAAAACCAGCGATATAGCGGGCGCACATCAATGAGACCTGATGCTCTGGACACTGGAGACTTTAGCCTTACTTTGAGAAAACCAACAAAGACTGATGCTGGGAAATATACCTGCTCCATcagtgatggaggagaagaactgagactgagagatatccagctgcaggtcaaag ACCAGCAGGTGGAGGTGAAGGTGAAGGAGGGGTCAGAGTCTGTCATCCTGCCATGCAAAACAAACCCTGACCTGCCTGAAGATACCAGTGTGGAGTGGACTCACTCTGACCAAGAGCAGAAAGTGGTCTATGTGTATTCAAACAGGAGTGACCACCTTAAGAACCAGGACGACCGTTACTGTGGTCGCACAAAGATGAACAAAGACCTGCTgagaactggagacctcagtctgaccctgaaatacCCCACAGAGAGGGACAGTGGAGGATACATCTGCACCATCTACAGGGACAAAGACATCCTGAGACAGAAAGTAGTGCTGCaccatgtcagag AACGGTTTCCATCCTGGGCGACAGCTCTCTTGGTTCtccagtttattttcattcttcttgtggtttctggaggtcttttatttcatttccgtCAGTATTTCATGTCAGGTGAGTGTCTCCTCCTACACTACCCATAA